One segment of Mycolicibacterium sp. YH-1 DNA contains the following:
- a CDS encoding Rho termination factor, whose product MPNPSLKNEDMYEELRKQGNSKEKSARISNAAAARGKSAVGRKGGESGSYDDWTVPELKKRARELGLSGYSDLTKDRLVAKLRNH is encoded by the coding sequence ATGCCCAATCCGTCGCTCAAGAACGAGGACATGTACGAGGAACTGCGCAAGCAGGGCAACTCGAAGGAGAAGTCCGCGCGCATCTCGAATGCCGCCGCCGCGCGCGGTAAGTCGGCCGTCGGGCGCAAGGGTGGCGAGTCCGGATCGTATGACGACTGGACTGTCCCCGAGCTCAAGAAGCGCGCGAGGGAACTCGGCTTATCGGGCTACTCGGATCTGACGAAGGACCGCCTGGTCGCAAAACTCCGGAATCACTGA
- a CDS encoding DUF6328 family protein, whose translation MDVDHPRANQAWDRDARGETEVQRLDRNWSSLLQELRVVQTGVQLLTGFMLTLPFQPRFDLLDEGMRIVYLVSVGCAVAATVLLVAPVGMHRVLFRQRRLASLVAAAHRLAYAGLLLLGAALVGMTVIVFDAVAGHQTAYIAGSVAMAAFAVFWVVVPVVIRVSHR comes from the coding sequence ATGGACGTCGACCATCCGCGGGCCAATCAGGCCTGGGATCGCGATGCCCGTGGTGAGACGGAAGTCCAGCGACTGGACCGCAACTGGTCGAGTCTCCTGCAGGAGCTTCGGGTAGTGCAGACCGGTGTCCAGTTGCTCACCGGGTTCATGCTGACCCTTCCATTTCAGCCCCGATTCGACCTGCTCGACGAGGGCATGAGGATTGTGTACCTGGTCAGTGTGGGCTGTGCGGTGGCGGCCACCGTCCTGCTGGTCGCGCCGGTCGGAATGCATCGGGTCTTGTTCCGGCAGCGCCGGCTCGCATCCCTGGTGGCGGCGGCGCATCGCCTCGCCTACGCGGGACTGCTGCTTCTGGGTGCGGCGCTGGTGGGGATGACCGTCATCGTCTTCGACGCGGTGGCGGGCCATCAGACCGCCTACATCGCGGGCAGCGTTGCGATGGCGGCCTTTGCGGTGTTCTGGGTGGTCGTGCCGGTGGTGATTCGCGTCTCACATCGGTGA
- a CDS encoding STAS domain-containing protein: MSLAHHRSRGTSRRRGTHFTARPIGSYISLHTVEGEIDASNATTLSDFVEHNLGAAKRLILDLRGLTFFGTAGFSVLHRINVSCSQRGVNLVVLPSDEVNRLLRICDPAGALPVARSLQGAIHTAVRPPRTHLRLVAHQTTTG, from the coding sequence ATGTCACTTGCACATCACCGTAGCCGGGGCACATCCCGGCGCCGCGGCACGCACTTCACCGCGCGGCCCATCGGTTCCTATATCTCGCTGCACACCGTCGAGGGCGAGATCGACGCCTCGAATGCGACCACCCTGTCGGACTTCGTCGAGCACAACCTCGGCGCGGCCAAGCGACTGATCCTCGATCTGCGCGGGCTGACCTTCTTCGGCACCGCTGGGTTCTCGGTCCTGCACCGAATCAACGTCTCGTGCTCGCAACGCGGTGTGAACCTCGTGGTGCTGCCGAGCGACGAGGTCAACCGGCTGCTGCGGATCTGTGACCCGGCCGGCGCACTACCCGTGGCGCGCTCACTGCAGGGCGCGATCCACACCGCGGTGCGGCCGCCCCGGACACATCTCAGACTCGTTGCGCACCAGACAACTACCGGCTAG
- the usfY gene encoding protein UsfY, whose protein sequence is MGDDSKDPIDHARTTRQHAGETMKNGTNAPGLVILALGVMAMVFGLAAFASGAATAGSVAAIIAVCAYVVGGAWLFVTHRRVRQQELRWAAGHPHAEAPPPAS, encoded by the coding sequence ATGGGTGATGATTCCAAGGATCCGATCGATCACGCCAGGACGACGCGGCAGCACGCGGGCGAGACGATGAAGAACGGCACCAACGCCCCTGGTCTGGTCATCTTGGCACTCGGCGTGATGGCGATGGTCTTCGGACTTGCGGCCTTCGCCTCTGGCGCCGCCACCGCGGGTTCGGTCGCTGCGATCATCGCCGTCTGCGCCTACGTCGTGGGCGGTGCCTGGCTCTTCGTCACGCACCGACGCGTCCGGCAACAGGAGCTGAGGTGGGCCGCCGGACATCCGCACGCCGAGGCTCCGCCTCCAGCCAGTTGA
- a CDS encoding GNAT family N-acetyltransferase, with protein MAASDTVSPDELADMGFFAGCPIESLGPLAAQLRPLSAVPGEVLMRQGEDAVSFLLIASGHAEVSHSDAEGVTTVGTVGPGLIVGEIALMRDTPRSATVKAAEPLSGWIGGREAFATMLDVPCMMTHLVRTARQRLAAHAKPIPVTLRDRSQMYLRPVLPGDNERTVHGPVQFSSETLYRRFQSMQKPTPTLMSYLFEVDYVDHFVWVMTDGPDGPVVADARFVREGADSSVAEVAFIVGDDYQGRGIGTFLMAALAVAARSDGVHQFTARVLADNYAMRAILERYGALWHRDDLGVVTTVIDVPTLRELSLPPTVYREIRSLARQVMRALG; from the coding sequence GTGGCGGCTTCCGACACTGTCAGCCCCGACGAACTGGCTGACATGGGGTTCTTCGCCGGCTGCCCGATTGAATCGTTGGGGCCGCTGGCGGCTCAACTGCGACCGCTGTCCGCCGTGCCCGGCGAGGTGTTGATGCGTCAGGGCGAGGACGCCGTCTCATTTCTGCTGATCGCCTCCGGCCACGCCGAGGTCTCGCATTCGGATGCCGAGGGCGTGACCACCGTCGGCACTGTCGGCCCCGGTCTGATCGTCGGTGAGATCGCTCTGATGCGCGATACGCCTCGTTCGGCGACGGTGAAGGCCGCCGAACCGCTCAGTGGGTGGATCGGGGGCCGCGAGGCCTTCGCGACCATGCTCGACGTGCCGTGCATGATGACGCACCTGGTGCGCACGGCGCGCCAACGGCTGGCGGCCCACGCCAAGCCGATTCCCGTCACGCTGCGCGACAGGAGCCAGATGTACCTGCGGCCGGTGCTGCCCGGCGATAACGAGCGCACGGTGCATGGACCGGTGCAGTTCTCCAGCGAGACGCTGTACCGACGCTTTCAGAGCATGCAGAAACCGACTCCGACGCTGATGAGTTACCTGTTCGAGGTCGACTACGTCGATCACTTCGTCTGGGTGATGACCGATGGGCCGGATGGACCGGTGGTCGCCGACGCGCGATTCGTCCGGGAGGGGGCCGACTCCAGCGTGGCCGAGGTGGCCTTCATCGTCGGCGATGACTATCAGGGCAGGGGGATCGGCACATTCCTCATGGCCGCCCTGGCCGTGGCGGCCCGCAGCGACGGCGTACACCAGTTCACCGCCCGGGTGCTGGCCGACAACTACGCCATGCGCGCGATCCTGGAGCGCTACGGAGCCCTGTGGCATCGCGATGACCTCGGGGTGGTGACTACGGTGATCGACGTGCCCACTCTGCGCGAGTTGTCCCTGCCGCCCACGGTCTACCGCGAGATCAGATCCCTGGCGCGACAAGTTATGCGGGCGTTGGGCTGA
- a CDS encoding shikimate 5-dehydrogenase, whose amino-acid sequence MASAAGNRPPLNKDTRLCISLAARPSNIGTRFHNHLYDVLGLDFIYKAFTTTDIAAAIGGVRALGIRGCSVSMPFKEDVIDLVDEVEASARAINSVNTIVNDDGHLVASNTDYLAVQRLIDDHRLDPSSTVLIRGSGGMASAVGAAFHDYGFDTGTVVARNADAGRELAARLGYEYSPEVADRVAAIIVNVTPIGMAGGPESTERAFDEWTIAQANTVFDVVALPSETPLIAAARAAGAHVITGAEVIALQAAEQFERYTGVRPTAEQVAEASAISRA is encoded by the coding sequence ATGGCGAGCGCGGCCGGCAACAGACCGCCGTTGAACAAGGACACGCGGCTATGCATCTCGCTGGCAGCACGGCCGAGCAATATCGGCACCCGATTCCACAACCACCTGTACGACGTGCTGGGACTCGACTTCATCTACAAGGCGTTCACCACCACCGACATCGCGGCGGCGATCGGCGGGGTGCGCGCACTGGGGATCCGCGGATGCTCGGTGTCGATGCCGTTCAAGGAGGACGTCATCGACCTCGTCGACGAGGTCGAGGCATCGGCGCGGGCCATCAACTCGGTCAACACGATCGTCAACGACGACGGACACCTGGTGGCCTCGAACACCGATTACCTTGCCGTGCAACGCCTGATAGACGACCATCGGCTGGATCCGTCGTCGACGGTGCTGATCCGCGGCAGCGGTGGAATGGCCAGTGCCGTTGGCGCGGCCTTCCACGACTACGGTTTCGACACCGGCACCGTCGTCGCCCGCAACGCCGACGCGGGACGCGAACTAGCGGCGCGACTCGGCTACGAGTACAGCCCTGAGGTGGCAGACCGTGTTGCCGCGATCATCGTCAACGTCACGCCGATCGGGATGGCGGGCGGACCAGAGTCCACCGAACGGGCCTTCGACGAATGGACCATCGCCCAGGCGAACACGGTGTTTGACGTGGTGGCGCTCCCGTCGGAGACACCGCTGATCGCCGCGGCCCGCGCGGCGGGCGCCCATGTCATCACCGGGGCCGAGGTGATCGCTCTGCAGGCAGCCGAACAGTTCGAGCGCTACACCGGGGTGCGGCCGACGGCGGAGCAGGTGGCTGAGGCGTCGGCGATCTCGCGGGCGTGA